A part of Solibacillus sp. FSL H8-0538 genomic DNA contains:
- the pstA gene encoding phosphate ABC transporter permease PstA, with product MRYLQDDLVMKRMQKRLVFNKIWKAIFIAATSFALISLAILLYRIFSQGIGYLNLDFLTNFASRIPQNAGIKAALIGSLWLMVVVAPVSIILGVSTAIYLEEYAKKNKINDFIRMNISNLAGVPSIVFGLLGLTIFVRMLGMGKSVLAAGLTMSLLILPVIIVAAQEAIRAVPKEQREASYGMGATKWQTIVRVVLPAAIPGILTGSILALSRAIGETAPLVVIGIPVILQFLPESFMSSFTALPMQIFDWAKRPQEAFQYVASAGIIILMVVLVFMNSIAIFIRNKFQKRY from the coding sequence ATGAGATATTTACAAGATGATTTAGTAATGAAGCGTATGCAAAAACGACTTGTGTTCAATAAAATATGGAAGGCGATTTTTATTGCCGCAACGAGTTTTGCACTCATTTCATTAGCCATTTTGCTATACCGTATTTTTTCACAGGGTATAGGATATTTAAATTTGGACTTCCTCACAAATTTCGCATCACGCATACCTCAAAATGCCGGGATTAAAGCGGCACTTATCGGATCACTTTGGCTAATGGTAGTAGTTGCGCCAGTATCCATTATATTAGGTGTGAGCACAGCGATTTATTTAGAGGAATATGCGAAAAAGAATAAAATTAATGATTTTATTCGTATGAATATTTCAAACTTAGCTGGTGTACCTTCAATTGTATTCGGGTTACTCGGGTTAACAATTTTCGTACGTATGCTTGGTATGGGGAAAAGTGTTCTGGCAGCTGGTTTAACGATGAGTTTACTGATTTTACCGGTTATTATCGTGGCAGCGCAGGAGGCCATTCGCGCAGTACCGAAAGAGCAACGTGAAGCATCTTACGGCATGGGGGCAACAAAGTGGCAAACCATCGTACGTGTCGTGCTACCTGCAGCGATTCCAGGAATATTAACTGGGAGTATTTTAGCGTTATCCCGGGCAATTGGTGAAACTGCACCGCTAGTCGTGATCGGGATTCCGGTTATCCTACAGTTTTTACCAGAGAGTTTCATGAGCTCATTTACAGCATTACCAATGCAAATCTTTGACTGGGCAAAACGTCCACAAGAAGCATTCCAATATGTTGCATCAGCTGGCATTATCATCTTGATGGTTGTGCTCGTATTTATGAACTCGATTGCAATTTTCATTCGAAATAAATTCCAAAAACGTTATTAA
- a CDS encoding GatB/YqeY domain-containing protein, with product MLKTIVFDQLKQAMKNKDALAKGVLTLIKSALDQAEKEKGEVLSTEEEIAIINREIKQTNQSLEGAQKAARQDLIEKEQTKLTLLKTFLPEQLSEEEIIIALKEAGIAPGMNMGDAMKIAKPLLAGKADGSTISKAVKAVIA from the coding sequence ATGTTAAAAACAATCGTATTCGACCAATTAAAGCAAGCGATGAAAAATAAAGATGCACTCGCTAAAGGTGTATTAACACTTATTAAGTCTGCGCTTGACCAAGCGGAAAAGGAAAAAGGTGAAGTTCTATCAACAGAAGAAGAAATCGCCATCATTAACCGTGAAATTAAACAAACGAACCAATCCTTAGAAGGCGCACAAAAAGCAGCACGCCAAGATTTAATCGAAAAAGAACAAACGAAACTAACGCTGTTAAAAACTTTCCTTCCTGAACAGCTGTCAGAAGAAGAAATTATTATTGCACTAAAAGAAGCAGGAATCGCACCGGGTATGAATATGGGCGACGCAATGAAAATTGCAAAACCATTACTAGCAGGTAAAGCAGATGGTTCTACCATTTCGAAAGCGGTAAAAGCTGTTATTGCATAA
- a CDS encoding nitroreductase family protein, translated as MEFTKLIDKRRSASNFLKEVKITEADLKPIFDDIKMTPSAFNLQHTEYIVVLEEGMKEKIREAAYGQYKVHSASGVIIVTADRYAYMQTERLNKGMLDLAILNATELEQMVQENTQFYESRGEQFMKEDAIRNASLSSMMFMLAAKNRGLDTCPMIGFDQEQVRELLNIPATYEVVLMIAIGKEKESSKSLRGYRKPVNEFVKFI; from the coding sequence ATGGAATTTACAAAACTAATTGATAAGCGTCGTTCTGCTAGTAACTTTTTAAAAGAAGTGAAAATAACAGAAGCCGATCTTAAACCGATTTTTGATGATATTAAAATGACACCATCAGCATTTAATCTACAGCATACAGAATATATTGTTGTGCTTGAGGAAGGCATGAAAGAAAAAATCCGAGAGGCGGCTTACGGTCAATATAAAGTTCATTCTGCTTCAGGCGTTATTATAGTCACGGCAGACCGCTATGCGTATATGCAAACAGAGCGCTTAAATAAGGGCATGCTTGATTTAGCTATTTTGAATGCGACAGAGCTTGAGCAAATGGTACAGGAAAACACGCAGTTTTATGAAAGTCGCGGGGAGCAGTTTATGAAGGAAGATGCGATTCGTAATGCATCGCTATCTTCGATGATGTTTATGCTCGCAGCTAAAAATCGAGGGTTAGATACGTGCCCAATGATTGGCTTTGACCAGGAGCAAGTTCGAGAACTATTAAATATCCCAGCAACGTATGAAGTAGTTTTGATGATTGCGATTGGGAAAGAAAAAGAGAGTAGCAAAAGTTTACGCGGCTACCGTAAGCCTGTTAATGAATTTGTGAAATTTATATAA
- the ribH gene encoding 6,7-dimethyl-8-ribityllumazine synthase: MGQVFEAQLIGTELKIGIVVGRFNDFINAKLLDGALDGLKRHGVEENNIDIAWVPGAFEVPFLMKKMILTKQYDAVIGLGTVIRGATTHYDYVCNEAAKGIAQIALQTGIPAIFGIVTTENIEQAIERAGTKAGNKGYDSAISAIEMANLSKLFEV, encoded by the coding sequence ATGGGACAAGTATTTGAAGCACAACTAATTGGCACAGAACTAAAAATAGGGATTGTTGTAGGACGTTTTAATGATTTTATTAACGCAAAACTACTAGATGGTGCACTTGACGGATTAAAACGACACGGTGTTGAAGAAAATAATATCGATATCGCATGGGTACCAGGTGCTTTTGAAGTTCCCTTCTTAATGAAGAAAATGATCTTAACAAAACAATATGATGCAGTAATTGGTCTAGGAACAGTCATTCGTGGTGCTACAACACATTATGACTATGTATGTAACGAAGCGGCAAAAGGTATTGCTCAAATCGCTCTACAAACTGGCATCCCAGCAATCTTCGGCATTGTTACTACGGAAAATATCGAGCAAGCAATCGAACGCGCTGGTACAAAAGCCGGAAACAAAGGCTATGATAGTGCTATATCTGCAATTGAAATGGCGAACTTAAGTAAACTTTTCGAAGTGTAA
- a CDS encoding translation factor GTPase family protein yields the protein MFKTIGVLAHVDAGKTTFSEQLLYHTKSIKERGRVDHQDAFLDNHSIERTRGITIFAEQGRIQFGDDTYTLIDTPGHVDFSPEMERAIRVMDYAIIIISAVDGIEGHTETVWRLLREYHIPTFFFINKTDREGADVHGVMNHLHKEFSTDALLIEENVTEHSVPESVMEWLAERDEELLERYMAGTLDAVLCMESLRNFIKQEQAFICMSGSALKDIGIMEFFEQLALFTYTDYETIPPFSGHVFKIRHDEQHQRITFIKATQGLLNVRDEFTFGETIEKVTEIRLYNGSRFETVQQGQAGEILAVKGLPSANIGDVLGKSTVTQPFELVPTLQAKVEYHGNEHIKDVLRAFRMLEAEEPSLRIVWSEQFHDIHVHVMGVIQLEVLVEVVRERFAMHITFEDPKILFMETIESVVTGYGHFEPLKHYAEVHLKLEPTIRGSGMKFSNACHTDDLTVGQMRLIEKHLFEREHHGILTGYPVTDIHFTLLTGAAHNTHTEGGDFREATFRALRQGLEQAQNVLLEPYYRFKMKASNNYIGRMMTDIQQASGIFDPPIMTEDQVILTGRAPVSTFMNYSTVFASYTNGKGALSLQFDGYDRCHNTEQVIDMLAYDKNADPEYSSSSIFCAKGKGYSVPWDEARAAMHCLKK from the coding sequence ATGTTTAAAACAATTGGCGTGCTTGCTCATGTGGATGCGGGAAAAACCACCTTTTCAGAGCAGCTCCTTTATCATACGAAAAGCATTAAAGAACGAGGACGCGTTGATCACCAGGACGCATTTTTAGATAATCACAGTATTGAACGAACGCGCGGCATTACGATTTTTGCTGAGCAAGGACGTATTCAATTTGGCGATGATACATACACGCTCATCGATACACCCGGACACGTCGATTTCTCGCCTGAAATGGAGCGTGCCATTCGCGTAATGGACTATGCGATTATTATTATTAGTGCAGTGGACGGTATTGAAGGTCATACAGAAACAGTGTGGAGGTTACTACGCGAGTACCATATACCAACTTTTTTCTTCATAAATAAAACAGATCGAGAAGGTGCCGATGTACATGGCGTGATGAACCATCTTCATAAAGAATTCTCTACTGATGCCTTATTAATAGAAGAAAATGTAACGGAGCATTCTGTTCCTGAATCTGTGATGGAATGGCTAGCCGAGCGTGATGAAGAATTATTAGAACGCTATATGGCAGGTACGCTTGATGCTGTCCTATGCATGGAGTCTTTGCGTAATTTTATTAAACAGGAGCAGGCGTTCATTTGTATGAGTGGTTCTGCGCTTAAAGACATTGGCATAATGGAGTTTTTCGAGCAACTCGCACTTTTTACATACACCGACTACGAGACCATTCCTCCCTTCAGCGGACATGTATTTAAAATTCGCCACGATGAACAACATCAACGGATTACGTTTATAAAAGCAACACAAGGCCTATTAAATGTGCGTGATGAATTTACATTTGGTGAGACGATTGAAAAAGTGACAGAAATCCGCCTCTATAACGGCAGCCGATTTGAAACAGTACAACAAGGGCAGGCAGGAGAAATCTTAGCTGTAAAAGGCCTACCCAGCGCGAACATTGGAGATGTTTTAGGTAAGAGCACAGTGACACAACCATTTGAACTCGTTCCAACATTGCAAGCAAAAGTCGAATATCACGGCAATGAGCATATAAAAGACGTACTTCGTGCATTTCGCATGCTTGAAGCGGAGGAACCATCTTTACGTATCGTTTGGAGTGAACAGTTTCATGATATTCATGTTCATGTGATGGGGGTTATTCAACTCGAGGTTTTAGTAGAAGTTGTACGTGAGCGGTTTGCCATGCACATTACTTTTGAAGACCCGAAAATATTATTTATGGAAACGATTGAATCTGTGGTTACCGGCTACGGCCATTTTGAACCCCTCAAGCATTATGCAGAAGTACATTTGAAGTTGGAGCCAACAATACGTGGGAGTGGCATGAAATTTAGCAATGCATGTCACACTGATGATTTAACAGTAGGTCAGATGCGCCTTATTGAAAAGCATTTATTTGAGCGCGAACACCATGGTATATTAACTGGCTATCCAGTAACAGATATTCATTTTACGCTTCTAACTGGTGCCGCACATAATACGCATACAGAAGGCGGCGATTTCCGTGAAGCTACTTTCCGCGCTCTGAGACAAGGGTTAGAACAAGCACAAAATGTGTTACTTGAGCCGTACTACCGTTTTAAAATGAAAGCGTCCAATAATTATATTGGCAGGATGATGACTGATATTCAGCAGGCAAGCGGGATATTTGACCCTCCAATTATGACGGAAGATCAAGTTATCCTTACTGGCCGCGCACCGGTTTCAACATTTATGAACTATAGTACAGTATTTGCTTCTTACACGAATGGTAAAGGTGCGCTAAGCTTGCAGTTTGATGGCTATGATCGTTGCCATAACACCGAACAAGTAATTGATATGCTTGCTTACGATAAAAATGCTGACCCTGAATATTCTTCGTCCAGTATTTTTTGTGCGAAAGGTAAAGGCTATTCGGTACCGTGGGACGAAGCACGAGCTGCAATGCACTGCTTGAAAAAATAA
- the phoU gene encoding phosphate signaling complex protein PhoU, which translates to MVRERFEHDLMSVQQNLMELCDKSIYALELAFKAFMEKDIDLALEVIETDLYINRLEESINDRVILLIAKQQPVATDLRRLMVVIKAAADMERVGDYAVNIAKETIRIGREPFITSVEPIEDMCIKTTSMLRQIVEAFIEENTVKAKEIADLDDQVDALYGSTVSNLMQLTVTHGNVAQITYLSFICRYIERCADHATNIAEHLFYLVKGQHYELNN; encoded by the coding sequence ATGGTACGCGAGCGATTTGAACATGATTTAATGAGTGTCCAGCAGAATTTAATGGAGCTATGTGATAAAAGTATTTATGCACTCGAGCTAGCTTTTAAGGCATTCATGGAAAAAGATATAGATTTAGCGCTAGAGGTCATTGAAACGGATCTCTACATTAACCGTTTAGAAGAGTCGATTAATGACCGAGTAATTTTACTGATTGCCAAGCAGCAACCTGTGGCAACAGACTTGCGCCGTCTAATGGTCGTCATTAAAGCGGCAGCAGATATGGAGCGGGTTGGGGACTATGCGGTAAATATTGCAAAGGAAACGATTCGTATTGGGCGCGAGCCGTTTATTACAAGTGTCGAGCCAATTGAAGATATGTGTATAAAAACAACTTCCATGCTACGCCAAATTGTCGAGGCCTTTATCGAGGAAAATACCGTGAAGGCAAAGGAAATTGCTGATTTAGATGATCAGGTAGACGCACTTTACGGCAGTACGGTTAGTAACCTTATGCAACTAACTGTTACACACGGAAATGTTGCACAAATTACGTATTTATCATTTATTTGTCGCTATATTGAGCGCTGTGCCGATCACGCAACGAATATAGCCGAGCATCTTTTTTATTTAGTAAAGGGCCAGCATTATGAGTTGAATAACTAA
- a CDS encoding NADPH-dependent FMN reductase, whose protein sequence is MSFFKKLFGTQQEEEKEMTKLNIGIILGSTREGRVSPQVGAWVKELADKRGDANYTIIDIADYKLPLLGEAGGDVSGAAAWSKAIAEQDGFVFIVQEYNHSITGALKNALDYLREEWNNKAAGIVSYGSVGGARAAEHLRGIMGELLIADVRVHPALSLFTDFENGTDFKPAAVQADSVNQMLDQVIPWSKALFTIR, encoded by the coding sequence ATGAGCTTTTTCAAAAAATTATTTGGCACACAACAAGAGGAGGAAAAAGAAATGACAAAATTAAATATTGGTATTATTTTAGGTTCCACACGTGAAGGACGTGTAAGCCCGCAAGTTGGCGCTTGGGTAAAAGAATTAGCGGACAAACGCGGCGACGCAAACTATACAATTATCGACATCGCGGATTACAAATTACCGCTTTTAGGTGAAGCTGGCGGCGACGTGTCAGGCGCAGCAGCATGGTCAAAAGCAATAGCTGAACAAGACGGATTTGTATTCATCGTTCAAGAATACAATCACTCAATTACTGGTGCACTTAAAAATGCATTAGACTACTTACGCGAGGAATGGAACAACAAAGCAGCAGGTATCGTATCTTACGGTTCAGTAGGCGGCGCTCGTGCAGCAGAGCATTTACGCGGGATTATGGGCGAGTTATTAATCGCTGACGTTCGTGTACATCCAGCATTATCATTATTTACTGACTTTGAAAACGGTACAGACTTCAAACCAGCCGCAGTTCAAGCGGATTCAGTTAACCAAATGTTAGATCAAGTAATCCCTTGGTCAAAAGCATTATTCACAATTCGTTAA
- the ribE gene encoding riboflavin synthase, with amino-acid sequence MFTGIIEEVGKIVQVKQSTSSMQLQIEATTVVGDVTLGDSIAVNGVCLTVTSFTKLSFVADVMPETFYTTTLKQLKSGQLVNLERAMPMNGRFGGHIVSGHVDGIGTIIKKRPLSNAVYLDLRLPKELIRGCIKKGSVTIDGTSLTIFDVRSDGITVSLIPHTYKETIFANKAANSDVNIETDIVGKYIGHFMQQENQLSADFLRQHGF; translated from the coding sequence ATGTTTACAGGCATTATTGAGGAAGTTGGGAAAATTGTACAGGTCAAGCAATCAACGAGCAGTATGCAACTACAAATCGAAGCCACAACAGTAGTAGGTGATGTCACACTCGGAGATAGTATCGCGGTAAACGGCGTTTGTTTAACTGTAACATCTTTTACAAAACTATCGTTTGTTGCAGATGTTATGCCCGAAACATTTTACACAACGACGTTAAAGCAGTTAAAGAGTGGGCAACTCGTCAATCTAGAACGGGCGATGCCAATGAACGGTCGCTTTGGTGGACACATTGTATCAGGACATGTTGACGGGATCGGCACAATTATTAAAAAGCGTCCACTTAGTAATGCTGTCTATTTGGATCTTCGTTTACCAAAAGAGCTTATACGAGGTTGTATTAAAAAAGGCTCTGTCACGATTGATGGCACGAGCTTAACCATTTTCGATGTGCGTAGTGATGGAATTACTGTATCACTCATCCCGCATACTTATAAGGAAACAATTTTCGCTAACAAGGCAGCAAATTCGGATGTAAATATCGAAACTGATATTGTGGGCAAATATATTGGGCATTTTATGCAGCAAGAAAATCAGCTATCAGCAGATTTTTTACGCCAACACGGATTTTAA
- the pstB gene encoding phosphate ABC transporter ATP-binding protein PstB — translation MVQIAQPIKQTSEATILTQLTEKTTVFETKNFDLWYGEHHALKDINLDIKENEVTAIIGPSGCGKSTYIKALNRMVELVPIVRTNGKINYRNRNIFGSGYEVEELRTKVGMVFQKPNPFPKSIYDNIAYGPRIHGIKNKKVLDEIVEKSLRGAAIWDEVKDRLNQNAYGLSGGQQQRICIARCLAIEPDVILMDEPTSALDPISTLKVEELVQELKESYSIVIVTHNMQQAARISDKTAFFLNGEVIEFDHTDTIFSTPTDQRTEDYISGRFG, via the coding sequence ATGGTTCAAATCGCGCAGCCAATTAAACAGACTTCAGAGGCTACTATATTAACGCAGCTTACAGAAAAGACAACTGTGTTTGAAACGAAAAACTTTGATCTTTGGTACGGGGAGCACCACGCACTAAAGGACATTAATTTAGATATTAAAGAAAACGAAGTAACGGCAATTATCGGTCCTTCTGGCTGTGGTAAATCAACGTATATTAAAGCATTAAATCGAATGGTCGAGCTTGTGCCGATCGTTCGTACAAACGGAAAAATCAATTACCGCAATCGCAATATTTTTGGTAGCGGCTATGAAGTAGAAGAGCTTCGTACTAAGGTAGGGATGGTGTTCCAAAAACCAAACCCATTCCCAAAATCAATATACGATAATATTGCATATGGACCACGTATTCACGGTATTAAAAACAAAAAAGTACTAGATGAAATCGTTGAAAAATCACTGCGTGGTGCAGCAATTTGGGATGAAGTAAAGGACCGCTTAAACCAAAATGCATATGGCTTATCAGGTGGACAGCAACAACGTATTTGTATTGCACGCTGCCTTGCAATTGAACCAGATGTTATTTTAATGGATGAGCCAACTTCAGCACTTGACCCAATCTCAACATTGAAGGTAGAAGAGCTTGTACAAGAATTAAAAGAATCCTACTCAATTGTCATTGTGACACATAATATGCAGCAGGCAGCTCGTATTTCAGATAAAACAGCATTCTTCCTTAATGGAGAAGTCATTGAGTTTGACCATACGGATACAATTTTCTCTACACCTACGGATCAACGTACGGAAGATTATATTTCAGGAAGATTCGGATAA
- the pstC gene encoding phosphate ABC transporter permease subunit PstC: protein MTSKIQPQQTIQEMITKSRNRKGKKVVEKLIPLGLFLAAAISVLTTFGIVFTLIFETFEFFQRVSLTDYLFGTEWLPFSGNEPLYGILPLIIGTFKVTFIAIIVSVPFGLGAAVYLSEYASEKVRRTVKPILEVLAGVPTIVYGFFALTFVTPLLQQIVPGLKIFNALSPGIVVGIMILPMIASMSEDAMGSVPRSIREGALALGATKLEVSIKVVLPAALSGIIASVVLAISRAIGETMIVSLAGGSTPRFEFGVTDSIQTMTAYIVQVTTGDAGYGTTIYYSIYAVGFTLFMFTLAMNLLAQYISKRFREEY, encoded by the coding sequence ATGACTTCTAAAATACAACCACAACAAACCATTCAAGAGATGATAACGAAGTCTCGTAATCGCAAAGGAAAGAAAGTAGTTGAAAAGCTTATACCGCTAGGGTTGTTTTTAGCGGCAGCGATTTCGGTACTAACGACTTTTGGGATTGTGTTTACACTTATTTTTGAAACGTTTGAATTTTTCCAACGTGTCTCATTAACAGATTATTTATTCGGTACAGAATGGTTACCTTTCTCCGGGAACGAACCGTTATACGGCATTTTACCACTCATTATAGGAACATTTAAAGTTACGTTTATTGCTATTATAGTTTCCGTTCCATTTGGGCTTGGTGCCGCTGTGTACTTAAGTGAATATGCGTCAGAAAAAGTACGTCGAACAGTAAAGCCTATTCTTGAAGTTTTAGCTGGTGTACCGACGATTGTTTATGGATTCTTTGCTTTAACATTCGTTACGCCACTGCTTCAACAAATTGTTCCTGGTTTAAAAATATTTAATGCGCTCAGCCCTGGGATTGTTGTCGGGATTATGATTTTACCTATGATCGCGTCGATGTCTGAGGACGCAATGGGCTCGGTACCAAGATCCATTCGTGAAGGCGCGCTTGCATTAGGAGCTACAAAATTGGAAGTCTCTATTAAAGTAGTACTACCAGCCGCTTTATCAGGCATTATCGCATCCGTCGTATTAGCAATTTCCCGGGCAATTGGTGAAACGATGATCGTATCGCTTGCTGGTGGGTCAACACCTCGCTTTGAATTCGGAGTTACGGACTCCATTCAAACGATGACAGCGTATATTGTTCAAGTAACAACAGGTGATGCTGGTTATGGTACAACAATTTACTACTCAATTTATGCAGTTGGATTTACCTTATTTATGTTTACATTAGCGATGAACTTACTCGCGCAATATATTTCAAAACGCTTCCGAGAGGAGTACTAG
- a CDS encoding phosphate-starvation-inducible protein PsiE — MAKKTVGYTIAPDRLEEALNVRDRMIIELLIKVLDEQLVIERPVLRERLGNLVELSDNDAELKETLHALVSKL, encoded by the coding sequence ATGGCAAAAAAAACAGTAGGGTATACAATTGCACCGGATCGTTTAGAAGAAGCGTTAAATGTACGCGACCGCATGATTATCGAACTATTAATTAAAGTTCTTGATGAACAACTAGTAATCGAGCGTCCAGTATTACGTGAGCGTTTAGGAAACCTAGTAGAACTTTCTGATAACGACGCAGAATTAAAAGAAACGTTACATGCTTTAGTTAGCAAACTATAA